A genomic stretch from Theobroma cacao cultivar B97-61/B2 chromosome 4, Criollo_cocoa_genome_V2, whole genome shotgun sequence includes:
- the LOC18603005 gene encoding uncharacterized protein LOC18603005: protein MISPFPSHNLIKISIPIQISSSLFFTKASFLLILILFQAFSLPSTSSQFTAKRSILCDKNQKPKSQIPSKNIMRIHPLPRKRNITIQYEMNPRTTRSQAESLLSGGSHKKLRRLPHIFSRVLELPFRSDADVAVEESPDCFKFVAETDGRIGDVVRAHTVEIHPGVTKIVIRSNSLVDFSLLDDLELDMWRFRLPETTRPELASAVYEDGELIVTVPKGGEVENLEEGGGGGEAEGNGEIRGGMGNGNTNNRLVLVQ, encoded by the coding sequence ATGATTTCACCTTTTCCATCCCACAACTTGATCAAGATTTCGATTCCTATCCAAAtttcttcttcacttttcttcacCAAAGCATCTTTCCTCTTAATATTAATCTTGTTCCAAGCCTTCTCCTTGCCTTCCACTTCTTCGCAATTCACCGCCAAAAGATCAATTCTTTGtgacaaaaaccaaaaacccaAATCTCAAATACCGTCAAAAAACATAATGAGAATCCACCCATTGCCCAGGAAAAGAAACATCACTATCCAATATGAGATGAACCCAAGAACAACGAGGTCCCAAGCTGAGAGCTTGTTGAGCGGTGGGTCCCACAAAAAGCTCCGGAGGCTGCCCCACATCTTCAGCCGCGTCCTGGAACTGCCTTTCAGGTCGGATGCCGACGTGGCGGTGGAGGAAAGCCCCGACTGTTTCAAGTTCGTCGCCGAAACGGATGGGAGAATCGGCGACGTTGTGAGGGCTCATACGGTGGAAATCCATCCTGGGGTTACTAAGATTGTGATAAGGTCGAATAGTTTGGTGGATTTTAGTTTGTTGGATGATTTGGAGCTTGACATGTGGCGGTTTAGGCTGCCAGAGACGACGCGGCCGGAGCTGGCGAGTGCTGTTTATGAAGATGGGGAGCTAATTGTGACGGTGCCTAAGGGAGGCGAAGTGGAGAATTTGGAGGAAGGAGGTGGTGGAGGGGAAGCTGAAGGGAATGGGGAGATTAGAGGAGGTATGGGAAATGGTAATACTAATAATAGGCTTGTTCTTGtacagtaa